One Candidatus Neomarinimicrobiota bacterium genomic window carries:
- a CDS encoding cysteine--tRNA ligase codes for MALRLYNTLTRKKEEFEPLDSKEVKMYACGPTVYDYPHIGNYRAYVFEDLLRRYLEYKGYKVKMVMNITDVDDKTIAASGGNKAELKKLTTEFENDFRKGLNTLKVKPADEYPRASETVVEMVALIERLIDKGAAYQTDDGSVYFSIEKYAEYGKLVHLKPEEMKAGERVSDDDYEKEGARDFALWKSWKEEDGEIYWETPLGKGRPGWHIECSAMSMKYLGEQLDLHCGGVDNIFPHHENEIAQSEAATGKPFVKYWVHCEHLILEGEKMSKSLGNIKLLEDLIGDGYSPEAIRLALLSTHYRSKLDLTEAKLKEAEGNILKITDFIHSMERVKEEGRIVGAISDVKANSMNDEFSEALDDDLNVSKALSALYRTMRKANTLKDDDDIGKDQAGEFLRELEHMDEVLGILPPKEGKIGEEIYNKINEREKARSEKDWALSDKIRDELYEMGYILEDSPDGTIPKRR; via the coding sequence TCTTGATTCGAAAGAGGTCAAGATGTACGCATGCGGACCGACCGTTTACGACTATCCTCACATCGGAAATTACCGGGCTTACGTATTTGAAGATCTGTTACGCAGGTATTTAGAGTACAAAGGCTATAAGGTCAAAATGGTTATGAACATAACCGACGTTGACGACAAGACGATTGCCGCTTCGGGTGGAAACAAAGCCGAGCTGAAGAAATTGACAACAGAATTTGAAAATGATTTTAGGAAGGGTCTTAATACTCTGAAGGTCAAACCCGCTGACGAATATCCGAGGGCTTCTGAAACGGTAGTTGAGATGGTCGCTCTGATAGAGCGTCTTATTGACAAGGGCGCTGCCTATCAGACGGACGACGGCTCCGTTTATTTTTCGATAGAGAAGTACGCCGAATACGGGAAGCTGGTTCACCTGAAACCGGAGGAGATGAAAGCGGGAGAGAGGGTATCCGACGATGATTACGAGAAGGAGGGAGCGCGTGATTTTGCGCTCTGGAAGAGCTGGAAAGAGGAGGACGGTGAGATTTACTGGGAGACTCCGCTGGGCAAGGGAAGACCCGGATGGCATATAGAATGTTCCGCAATGTCGATGAAATATCTCGGTGAGCAGCTCGACCTGCACTGCGGAGGCGTCGACAACATCTTCCCGCACCACGAAAATGAAATAGCGCAAAGCGAAGCCGCTACCGGAAAACCGTTCGTCAAGTACTGGGTGCATTGTGAACATTTGATCCTCGAAGGGGAAAAGATGTCGAAATCGCTCGGAAACATCAAATTGCTTGAAGACTTGATCGGAGATGGGTATTCACCGGAAGCGATACGGCTTGCGCTGCTCTCTACTCACTACCGCTCGAAGCTGGACTTGACCGAGGCTAAACTGAAAGAGGCGGAGGGGAATATCCTGAAAATAACCGATTTTATCCACAGTATGGAGAGAGTGAAAGAGGAAGGAAGAATTGTGGGTGCAATTAGTGATGTGAAAGCCAATAGCATGAATGATGAATTCAGTGAAGCTTTAGATGATGACTTGAACGTATCAAAAGCCCTGTCAGCTCTTTACAGGACTATGCGAAAAGCAAATACTTTAAAAGACGATGATGATATAGGGAAAGATCAAGCTGGAGAATTTCTTCGTGAATTGGAACATATGGATGAAGTTCTGGGGATATTACCCCCAAAAGAGGGGAAAATAGGCGAAGAAATCTATAATAAGATCAATGAGAGGGAAAAAGCGCGCAGTGAAAAAGATTGGGCGTTGTCGGATAAGATCCGGGATGAGCTGTACGAAATGGGATACATATTAGAGGATTCACCTGATGGAACTATTCCGAAGCGTAGATAA